Proteins found in one Fulvitalea axinellae genomic segment:
- a CDS encoding two-component regulator propeller domain-containing protein, which yields MEVSALRRICFWIALCLPLFGWGQGGALRFDRLGVREGLSNNTVFDFAESESGYVWIGTNDGLNGFDGKTCKKYKINPGGDWSGGRVINLEVTEGEIVWAVVSGRGLWRGNPSGKFVRQVWLDSLDLGFGAMRADTLGNLWLVGRNGLCRFPAGGHSPEIINTEVAGDKLALDNAGGIWGSRDSRVWRLDLATDSVRYFSSLKNLGGRIRGLALSGDSVLWVGLNGVGVAKVDVRKDRLLRLFSRSNGDFHNDEVQSLTVDARGRLWVGNSTNGGLYYLSGDEMIPVRHRPGYDYSVSNDGVYVIRPMRNGDIWAGTYGGGTNHLNLSKNRFGHFRFSGGEADPVRNNTARSAFEDSQGHLWLGTKKGVTRITADGQVLESFAVPELRQPVVLSVGEDSDGCFWFGTFRGGLHRWNPVTRSIKNFYKGEGDSGFPGTNVYSIFNDSENRLWIGSIGEKLARYDKESGKFVTYPVHNIGTVTEDSSGDVWFGGYGQIFRLRKNSDKIELVLDGSKGLGGTWIHSMTENMNGGIAFTMEGHGFYVYKDGKLRNINKKQGLPSDLVYGVEVDRSGNYWVATSAGLTCLDSALAVRRTFREGDGLPTNEFTYNASLATRSGRMLFGSQNGFAYFSPDSVLAGLRLPAVTSVRVLDGGTEYALPLGDTLRLTAGAGRLSWSVSDFLSESGRQSFCVFSKNGKADTLQTVTDGYLDFSGLEPGLYSVGIYTGRGGEFAQASFSLIVPGAGGVSVWLWVSGGVLSVVVFLFFWNKKKNRKVDPVPAEHEEEKQEPKVLDWEDSVLKKRLDKILGDRLSDLEFNVEALARELGMSRPVLYRKVKAGAGCSVKAYWQDFRLGKAAEFLKNGDAGVSQVAEAVGFGDAKHFSVVFKAKFGVSPGKYRDSFAGHKVDGQKA from the coding sequence ATGGAAGTGTCAGCCTTGCGTCGGATTTGTTTTTGGATTGCCCTGTGCCTTCCCCTTTTCGGATGGGGACAAGGCGGTGCGCTCCGTTTCGATCGTTTGGGCGTAAGGGAAGGGCTTTCCAATAACACCGTCTTCGATTTTGCGGAGTCCGAATCCGGTTATGTTTGGATAGGGACGAATGACGGACTGAACGGATTTGATGGTAAAACATGTAAAAAGTACAAAATAAATCCCGGCGGAGACTGGTCCGGCGGGCGCGTCATCAATCTGGAAGTTACCGAAGGCGAAATCGTTTGGGCCGTAGTGTCGGGCAGGGGACTTTGGCGGGGAAATCCTTCCGGGAAATTCGTTCGGCAAGTTTGGCTCGATTCCCTAGATCTCGGTTTCGGAGCGATGCGGGCCGATACTTTGGGAAACCTTTGGCTGGTGGGGCGAAATGGTCTTTGCCGGTTTCCCGCTGGCGGACATTCGCCCGAAATAATCAACACCGAGGTAGCGGGCGATAAACTGGCGCTGGATAATGCCGGCGGAATCTGGGGAAGTCGGGACTCTCGCGTTTGGCGCTTGGATTTGGCTACGGATTCGGTTAGGTATTTTTCTTCCCTAAAAAATCTGGGTGGAAGAATCAGGGGCTTGGCCCTTTCTGGCGATAGCGTTCTGTGGGTGGGCCTTAACGGCGTGGGCGTTGCCAAAGTGGACGTAAGGAAAGACCGGCTGTTACGGCTTTTTTCCCGATCGAACGGCGATTTTCATAACGATGAGGTGCAAAGCCTGACCGTTGACGCCCGTGGCCGGCTTTGGGTGGGCAATTCCACCAACGGAGGCCTTTATTATCTGTCCGGCGACGAAATGATTCCCGTACGCCATCGCCCCGGTTACGATTATAGCGTCAGCAACGACGGCGTTTACGTGATCCGGCCAATGCGCAACGGCGACATCTGGGCGGGGACTTATGGCGGAGGAACCAATCACCTCAATCTTTCTAAAAATCGCTTCGGACATTTCCGCTTTTCTGGTGGCGAGGCCGATCCGGTGCGCAATAACACCGCCCGTTCGGCTTTTGAAGACAGTCAGGGCCATTTGTGGCTCGGCACCAAAAAGGGAGTGACCAGAATAACGGCCGACGGCCAAGTGTTGGAGAGTTTCGCCGTGCCCGAATTGCGCCAGCCCGTGGTATTGTCGGTTGGCGAGGATTCGGACGGCTGTTTTTGGTTCGGGACTTTTAGGGGCGGACTTCACCGCTGGAATCCCGTTACCCGATCCATCAAAAACTTTTACAAAGGCGAAGGCGACAGCGGATTTCCGGGCACGAACGTTTACTCCATTTTCAATGACAGTGAAAATCGTCTCTGGATCGGTTCCATAGGCGAAAAACTGGCGAGATACGATAAGGAATCCGGGAAATTCGTGACATATCCGGTCCACAATATCGGAACGGTGACCGAGGATTCATCGGGAGATGTTTGGTTTGGGGGATATGGCCAGATTTTTCGTTTGCGAAAGAATTCCGACAAAATAGAGTTGGTGTTGGACGGGAGCAAAGGACTTGGCGGTACTTGGATTCATTCCATGACCGAAAATATGAACGGCGGAATCGCCTTCACTATGGAAGGTCACGGATTTTACGTTTATAAGGACGGAAAACTCCGCAATATCAACAAGAAGCAAGGCTTGCCGAGCGATTTGGTTTATGGTGTGGAAGTGGACCGTTCGGGGAATTATTGGGTGGCGACCTCCGCCGGGCTGACTTGCCTTGATTCGGCTTTGGCGGTACGCCGAACGTTTCGTGAGGGCGACGGCCTGCCTACCAACGAGTTTACTTATAACGCCTCTTTGGCCACGCGTTCGGGGCGGATGCTGTTCGGTAGCCAAAATGGCTTCGCCTATTTCTCTCCCGACTCCGTTTTGGCCGGGCTACGCTTGCCCGCCGTCACCTCGGTGCGGGTTCTGGACGGCGGAACGGAATACGCGCTTCCCTTAGGCGACACATTACGGCTTACGGCCGGCGCGGGGCGTTTGTCTTGGTCCGTCTCCGATTTTTTATCCGAATCCGGACGCCAATCCTTTTGTGTTTTTTCCAAAAATGGAAAGGCGGATACTTTACAGACTGTTACGGACGGATACTTGGACTTTTCGGGCTTGGAGCCGGGCCTTTATTCCGTCGGAATATATACAGGGCGCGGGGGCGAGTTTGCCCAAGCCTCGTTTAGCCTGATCGTTCCCGGCGCTGGCGGAGTATCCGTTTGGCTTTGGGTTTCGGGCGGGGTATTATCGGTTGTGGTCTTTTTGTTTTTTTGGAATAAAAAGAAAAATAGAAAAGTAGACCCCGTTCCTGCCGAACATGAAGAAGAAAAACAGGAACCGAAAGTGCTTGATTGGGAAGACAGCGTTTTGAAAAAGCGTTTGGACAAGATATTGGGCGACAGGCTTTCGGATTTGGAGTTCAACGTCGAGGCTTTGGCCCGTGAGCTGGGCATGAGCCGTCCTGTTTTGTACCGAAAAGTGAAAGCCGGGGCGGGTTGTTCCGTAAAAGCTTACTGGCAGGATTTCCGACTGGGCAAAGCGGCCGAATTTTTAAAGAATGGCGATGCGGGTGTCTCGCAAGTGGCCGAGGCCGTAGGTTTTGGCGATGCCAAACACTTCAGCGTGGTGTTCAAAGCCAAATTTGGCGTCTCGCCGGGCAAATACCGCGATTCGTTTGCTGGCCATAAGGTTGACGGGCAAAAGGCGTAA
- a CDS encoding alpha-L-fucosidase: MTKTKIILFALFLSAQILACAQKKGQGNNLPKPLPQQLAWQNDELGVVFHYDLHVFDNKKYAQHRNRITPITDYNIFNPEKLDTDQWVRSAKAMGAKFAILTVTHETGFALYQSDVNPYCLKAVKWRDGKADIAKDFVESCRKYGVKPGFYIGIRWNSFYGIHNFQTQGDKAFSKNRQKHYNSVVERMVTELCTRYGDLYEIWFDGGAYGPEQGGPDVYPIIRKLQPDCLFYHNLQVADARWGGSESGTVPYPCWSTFPHPAWRPYETRSDNYRLIKHGTADGKYWMPAMSDAPLRGYKGRHEWFWEPGDEEHVYPVKDLMKMYVRSTGRNSTLILGLTPDPDGLIPEVDAKRLAETGDAIRKNFGEAIAKTEGEGKTLYLKLNKPTTANCLVIKEDIAQGQRVREYKIEARVNGRWKTIGEGSSIGNKRIHGFDNVTADRFRIRFPEYAATPIISEFSAFNVEDYLRDLAKPETATAKK, encoded by the coding sequence ATGACCAAAACCAAGATCATTCTTTTTGCACTTTTTCTAAGCGCGCAGATATTGGCTTGCGCCCAGAAAAAAGGACAGGGCAATAATCTGCCGAAACCCCTGCCCCAACAATTGGCTTGGCAAAATGACGAGCTCGGAGTGGTTTTCCATTACGACCTCCACGTGTTCGACAATAAAAAATACGCGCAACACCGCAACAGGATCACTCCTATTACGGACTACAATATTTTCAATCCCGAAAAACTCGATACCGACCAGTGGGTACGCTCGGCCAAAGCAATGGGCGCCAAATTCGCCATACTGACGGTGACGCACGAGACGGGATTCGCCCTTTACCAATCGGACGTGAATCCGTATTGCCTCAAGGCGGTAAAGTGGCGCGACGGCAAAGCCGATATCGCCAAAGACTTTGTGGAGTCGTGCCGTAAATACGGCGTAAAACCGGGTTTTTATATCGGTATCCGATGGAATTCCTTCTACGGAATCCACAATTTCCAGACGCAAGGCGACAAGGCCTTCAGCAAAAACAGACAGAAACATTACAACTCCGTAGTGGAGCGCATGGTAACCGAACTCTGCACCCGATACGGCGACTTATACGAGATTTGGTTTGACGGTGGCGCCTACGGCCCGGAACAGGGTGGCCCGGACGTGTACCCGATTATCCGGAAGCTACAGCCGGACTGCCTGTTTTACCACAACCTGCAAGTGGCCGACGCCCGCTGGGGCGGATCGGAATCCGGAACCGTTCCTTACCCGTGCTGGTCTACGTTTCCGCACCCAGCCTGGCGTCCGTACGAAACGCGGTCGGATAATTACCGCCTGATAAAACACGGCACGGCCGACGGAAAATACTGGATGCCCGCCATGTCGGACGCTCCGCTACGCGGATACAAAGGGCGTCACGAATGGTTCTGGGAGCCTGGCGACGAGGAGCACGTTTATCCGGTCAAAGACCTGATGAAAATGTACGTGCGCTCCACGGGCAGAAACTCGACGCTGATCTTGGGCCTGACTCCCGATCCCGACGGACTGATTCCAGAAGTGGACGCCAAAAGGCTTGCGGAAACCGGAGACGCAATCCGGAAAAACTTCGGCGAAGCGATAGCCAAAACCGAAGGAGAGGGAAAAACGCTTTACCTGAAGCTGAATAAGCCGACGACGGCCAACTGTTTAGTCATCAAAGAGGATATAGCCCAAGGCCAAAGGGTCCGGGAATACAAAATCGAGGCCCGGGTAAACGGCCGTTGGAAAACAATCGGGGAAGGAAGCTCGATCGGCAACAAACGTATCCACGGTTTTGACAACGTAACGGCCGACCGTTTCCGGATCCGCTTTCCGGAATACGCCGCCACACCGATAATCAGCGAATTTTCGGCCTTCAATGTGGAGGACTACCTTCGGGATTTGGCTAAACCGGAAACCGCGACAGCGAAAAAATAA
- a CDS encoding sulfatase: MLNRAKVTRFFLALWLICSGLASEAKSKGTPKPNIVFILVDDLGWSDLGFMGSKYYETPNIDRLAKQGKVFTDAYAACAVCSPTRASILTGKYPSRLGITDWIRAKRDGGVIPANRKQPVGFDTPKGKPLATPKNGMFLPQEEVTMAEQLKSAGYTTAHIGKWHLGGEEWLPQHQGFDINIAGAELGHTRSYFDPYINEGKPIPTITPRKKGEYLTDRESDEAIDFIKKHKNGPFFLNMWHYAVHDPIQAKPEDIEYFKGKTPVGKQRLPKYASMIRTVDQAVGRIMDTLDELGIADNTMIVFFSDNGGHTAYTDNSPLRGGKGMPYEGGIREPLVFHWPGTIEPGTSDIPVSSVDFFPTICEITDVNYKKTDGTDLSPILFKNKNIAKRSLLWHFPHYRNYKKVNPYSIIREGDWKMIRYYDGDFAELYNLKDDIGETKNLAESRPDMVKKLQKKLDKMLVKTGSKMPKPQTEI; this comes from the coding sequence ATGTTAAACAGAGCGAAAGTCACTCGATTTTTTCTGGCGCTTTGGCTGATCTGCTCCGGATTGGCTTCGGAAGCGAAAAGCAAAGGCACGCCCAAACCGAATATCGTTTTTATCCTGGTTGATGACCTCGGTTGGTCCGATCTGGGTTTTATGGGCAGTAAATATTACGAGACTCCGAACATCGACCGCTTGGCCAAGCAAGGTAAAGTCTTCACCGACGCCTACGCGGCCTGCGCCGTCTGCTCCCCTACCCGGGCTTCGATCTTGACGGGAAAATACCCTTCGCGCTTGGGCATCACGGACTGGATCCGGGCCAAACGCGACGGTGGCGTTATCCCTGCCAACCGCAAACAGCCGGTAGGTTTCGATACGCCGAAAGGAAAACCGCTTGCCACGCCAAAGAACGGAATGTTCCTACCGCAGGAAGAAGTAACCATGGCCGAACAGCTGAAAAGCGCAGGCTACACCACGGCGCATATAGGCAAATGGCACCTTGGTGGCGAAGAATGGCTTCCGCAACACCAAGGCTTCGACATCAACATCGCCGGAGCGGAATTGGGACACACCAGAAGTTACTTTGACCCGTATATAAACGAGGGCAAACCGATCCCGACGATTACGCCGCGAAAAAAAGGCGAATACCTCACCGACCGCGAAAGCGACGAGGCTATCGATTTCATCAAAAAACACAAGAACGGCCCGTTCTTCCTGAATATGTGGCACTACGCCGTTCATGATCCGATCCAGGCCAAGCCTGAAGACATTGAGTACTTCAAAGGCAAAACGCCGGTGGGCAAACAGAGGCTTCCGAAATACGCCAGTATGATACGGACCGTAGACCAAGCCGTCGGCCGGATTATGGACACGCTCGACGAACTGGGAATCGCCGACAATACGATGATCGTATTCTTCTCTGACAACGGAGGCCACACCGCCTACACCGACAACAGCCCGCTCCGTGGCGGAAAAGGGATGCCGTACGAAGGCGGAATCCGAGAGCCTTTGGTGTTTCACTGGCCCGGCACCATTGAACCCGGCACTTCGGATATTCCCGTCAGCAGCGTGGATTTCTTCCCAACTATCTGCGAAATCACGGACGTGAATTACAAGAAAACGGACGGAACGGACCTCAGCCCTATTCTTTTCAAAAACAAAAACATAGCGAAAAGAAGCCTGCTGTGGCATTTCCCGCATTACCGCAATTATAAAAAGGTGAATCCGTACAGCATCATCCGCGAAGGCGACTGGAAGATGATCCGTTATTACGACGGGGATTTCGCTGAACTGTACAACTTGAAAGACGATATCGGCGAAACGAAAAACTTGGCCGAAAGCCGTCCGGATATGGTGAAGAAGCTTCAGAAAAAACTGGACAAGATGTTGGTGAAAACCGGATCGAAAATGCCTAAGCCGCAGACCGAAATCTAA